In Elstera cyanobacteriorum, the genomic stretch AGGCTGCCGCCCCGATCCCGGCGATACCGAAGGCAAAGCCAAAGAATAGGCCCGACACCATGCCGACGCGGCCCGGAATTAAATCCTGGGCATAGGCGATGATCGCAGAAAAAGCCGAAGCTAGGACGAGGCCGATGAGGATGCTCAGGCCGATGGTCACTTCCAAGGGGGCATAGGGCAGGGCCAGGGTGAACGGCAGCACCCCTAGGATGGACCCCCAGATGACCTTGCGCCGCCCGATACGGTCTCCCACCGGCCCGCCGATCATCGTGCCGGCGGCCACGGCGGCGAAGAACAGAAACTGGCAGATTTGCGCCGTTTGGGCGGGGAGGCCGAAGCGGTCGATTAGGTAGAAATTGTAATAGCCGGTGAAAGCCGCCGTATAGAAATATTTCGACAGCAGCAGCGCCATTAGCACGAGCACCGCCCCCGTCACCCGGGCGCGCGATAGGGTGAGTGCCCGTTCGGCGGCTTCGGTCCGGCGCTGGCGGCGTAAGGTCTCGCCATGACGCTGATACCAGCGCCCGAGGCCGGTCAGCAGCAAGATCCCAACGAATGCGCCGCCCGCCAGCAGGCTCAACTGGCGCTGACCATAAGGCAGGATCAGGAAGGCCGCGACCAGCGGCCCGAGGGCAGAGCCAAGATTGCCGCCGACTTGGAACAGCGACTGCGCAAAACCATGCCGCCCGCCCGACGCGAGCCGCGCGAGGCGCGAGGCTTCGGGGTGAAAGATAGACGAGCCCATCCCCAGCACTGCGGCGCCGATTAGCAGCACCGTATAGCTGGGGGCAAGGCCGAGGATCATCATGCCCGTGCAGGAAAACCCCATCCCGACCGGCAGCGAATAGGGCTTGGGGTTTTTATCGGTGAACCAGCCGATGGCGGGCTGAAAAATACAGGCGGTCATTTGATAGACCAAGGTCAGCAGGCCCAATTGCGAAAACGACAGCAGAAATTCGCTTTTCAGCACCGGGAAACTGGCTTGCAGCAGCGCTTGCGTCACATCATTGATGAAATGCGCCACGCT encodes the following:
- a CDS encoding MFS transporter, translated to MTQISASPQTVPTLMPVLAVVSVAHFINDVTQALLQASFPVLKSEFLLSFSQLGLLTLVYQMTACIFQPAIGWFTDKNPKPYSLPVGMGFSCTGMMILGLAPSYTVLLIGAAVLGMGSSIFHPEASRLARLASGGRHGFAQSLFQVGGNLGSALGPLVAAFLILPYGQRQLSLLAGGAFVGILLLTGLGRWYQRHGETLRRQRRTEAAERALTLSRARVTGAVLVLMALLLSKYFYTAAFTGYYNFYLIDRFGLPAQTAQICQFLFFAAVAAGTMIGGPVGDRIGRRKVIWGSILGVLPFTLALPYAPLEVTIGLSILIGLVLASAFSAIIAYAQDLIPGRVGMVSGLFFGFAFGIAGIGAAALGVLADWTSITTVFQVCAFLPAMGLLTVLLPDIERDRA